Proteins from one Gasterosteus aculeatus chromosome 11, fGasAcu3.hap1.1, whole genome shotgun sequence genomic window:
- the LOC120827641 gene encoding arf-GAP with dual PH domain-containing protein 1: MASDQEDNGQRVKRLLGKPGNGNCADCGAADPEWASYTLGVFVCLSCSGLHRNIARISKVKSVLLDPWSAFEVELMDSVGNNAAKAKYEKIVPAFYYCPTHKDCMLLKEQWIRAKYERKEFQCVERQEPYSAGYREGFLWKRGRDNGQYLSRKFILSEREGVLKYFKKHDAREPKATMKINTLNATFQPTKMGTAQGLQITYLKDNSTRNIFVYHEDGKEMVDWFNGIRAARFHYLQVAFPGASISDLLPKLTRNYIMEGYMEKTGPKHTEGFKKRWFTMDERRLMYFKDPLDAYARGEVFIGSRENSYSVHPGLPQNTQGYHWQFGITIVTPDRKFLFACETDEDQKDWISAFQTVINRPMQPREYAVAAYFKHKP; this comes from the exons ATGGCATCGGATCAGGAAGACAACGGCCAGCGCGTGAAACGGCTTCTGGGCAAACCTGGAAATGGAAACTGTGCCGACTGTGGAGCTGCAG ATCCAGAATGGGCATCCTACACTctgggagtgtttgtgtgtctcagctGCTCAGGCCTTCATAGAAATATCGCTCGGATCAGCAAAGTGAAATCCGTACTGCTGGATCCCTGGAGCGCCTTTGAGGTGGAG ttgATGGACTCTGTGGGTAACAATGCTGCCAAGGCCAAATATGAGAAGATAGTTCCTGCCTTCTACTACTGTCCTACACATAAAGACTGCAT GCTCCTGAAAGAACAATGGATCCGAGCCAAGTACGAGAGGAAGGAGTTCCAGTGTGTGGAGAGGCAGGAGCCTTACTCAGCAG GCTACAGAGAGGGGTTTCTATGGAAACGAGGCAGAGACAATGGACAGTACCTCAGCCGGAAATTTATTCTGTCCGAACGAGAAGGTGTTTTGAAGTACTTCAAAAAGCATGAT GCCAGAGAGCCCAAAGCAACAATGAAGATCAACACTCTGAATGCCACTTTCCAGCCAACAAAAATGGGCACTGCCCAGGGCCTGCAGATAACCTATTTGAAAGACAACAGTACCAGGAACATCTTTGTTTACCACGAGGATGGAAAG GAAATGGTGGATTGGTTCAATGGCATTAGAGCAGCCAGGTTTCACTACCTTCAGGTGGCTTTTCCTGGAGCATCCATCTCTGAT TTGTTGCCAAAGCTAACAAGGAACTATATAATGGAGGGTTACATGGAGAAGACCGGTCCAAAG CACACAGAGGGCTTCAAGAAGAGATGGTTTACgatggatgaaagaaggctCATGTACTTCAAAGATCCACTG GACGCTTATGCCCGAGGCGAGGTGTTCATTGGCAGCAGGGAAAACAGCTACAGTGTGCACCCCGGCCTCCCCCAGAACACGCAAGGCTACCACTGGCAGTTTGGAATCACCATCGTGACCCCAGACAGGAAGTTTCTGTTTGCGTGTGAGACCGACGAGGATCAGAAAGACTGGATCTCAGCATTTCAGACCGTTATCAACAGACCAATGCAGCCTCGGGAGTACGCGG TAGCGGCTTATTTTAAGCACAAACCGTGA
- the LOC120827633 gene encoding uncharacterized protein LOC120827633 gives MGRLDDAAKLKVVELRRTGLSFRKIQAVLELENIKVSAQAIYMFLKDFQGRPPGRVRPMDAGNRTSPAQVQPQSGAMQESWNNIQIQNFLREASHHSGFGAAAHFSKHASTNPDTGVKPSTSGETCGGSRPEQHQTEDKEENDIQIVSVTSLAQSSQPRVAPTLTTAEASPLSTTLTVSGVMRRRATPSPATNSMLAARKRLLDKALSHRMKSLHQFAPMLRRDHTRVQAANLRGAMPQPPETYDLTTEKNAVESQSGGVNPPRRLLKRRQCLSGSSLHSIPQVGVRLPNRSPAALPFSAPGVAVIRLQTPGGQGATRSDGNPSPQQAVQDCRGGLQDQIQTLGSEVRSLGLAVRMLVEQQGCLEREQAQQTHIQKQILSTLQTLATNLGRCSVVQQQHNKTPSPSGLPTATASTSFNQDTFNFSQGTYTQCSQTEPGFRSLESLENVEAFKVPGLSPSNMNGFPTGSNAENLPLMPTPPRTQPYAAAYPQQNSQTLMQPYTQSYVSAYSQPHCQTFRGSESKTTDFPSSCSSTLQDCVSIQPVMDSHHSLRNQESNIVKVEGK, from the exons ATGGGCCGGCTGGATGATGCCGCCAAACTCAAAGTGGTGGAACTGCGGAGGACTGGTCTGAGTTTCCGTAAGATCCAAGctgtgctggagctggagaacaTCAAGGTGTCCGCCCAGGCCATCTATATGTTCCTGAAGGACTTTCAAGGGCGGCCGCCTGGGAGGGTCAGACCCATGGATGCCGGAAACCGCACATCTCCCGCACAAGTGCAGCCTCAATCCGGGGCAATGCAAGAGAGCTGGAATAATATTCAAATCCAAAATTTTCTGCGAGAAGCATCACACCATTCTGGATTTGGAGCAGCTGCCCATTTTTCCAAACATGCGTCCACAAATCCAGATACTGGAGTAAAGCCATCTACGTCTGGCGAGACTTGTGGAGGCAGCCGGCCAGAACAGCACCAAACCGAAGATAAGGAAGAAAATGACATCCAGATTGTAAGTGTCACCTCCCTTGCACAGAGCAGCCAACCAAGAGTTGCCCCCACATTAACGACAGCAGAGGCCAGTCCCTTGTCTACCACGCTTACAGTCTCTGGAGTCATGAGGAGGAGAGCTACACCCTCTCCAGCCACCAATTCCATGCTGGCAGCCCGAAAGAGGCTTTTGGATAAGGCTCTGTCACACAGGATGAAG TCACTCCACCAGTTCGCGCCAATGCTAAGAAGAGATCACACTCGGGTCCAAGCTGCTAATTTGAGAGGTGCAATGCCCCAACCACCTGAAACTTACGATCTGACCACTGAAAag AATGCTGTTGAAAGTCAATCTGGTGGAGTCAACCCCCCCAGGCGTTTGCTTAAACGCAGACAATGTCTGTCCGGCAGCTCTCTCCACTCAATTCCTCAGGTTGGCGTTCGTCTTCCTAACCGGTCACCAGCAGCTTTACCATTCTCGGCCCCTGGGGTTGCTGTTATCCGCTTACAGACCCCTGGAGGCCAGGGCGCCACTCGTAGTGATGGGAACCCGAGCCCCCAGCAGGCAGTCCAGGACTGTAGAGGTGGTCTACAGGATCAAATTCAGACCCTGGGATCTGAGGTGCGGAGCTTGGGTCTGGCAGTGAGGAtgctggtggagcagcagggctgcctggagagggagcaggcgcagcaaacacacattcagaaGCAGATCCTCAGCACTCTACAGACCCTCGCCACCAATTTAGGACGTTGTAGCGTTGTTCAACAGCAGCACAACAAAACTCCATCGCCATCTGGATTGCCGACAGCTACAGCATCTACCTCTTTCAACCAGGACACTTTCAACTTTAGTCAAGGCACATACACCCAGTGCAGCCAAACTGAGCCAGGCTTCCGCTCCTTGGAGAGTTTAGAAAATGTAGAGGCCTTTAAAGTGCCAGGACTCAGCCCTTCAAATATGAATGGGTTTCCAACGGGTAGCAATGCTGAGAACCTCCCACTTATGCCGACTCCCCCCCGCACACAACCATATGCAGCTGCTTACCCACAGCAAAACAGCCAAACACTGATGCAACCCTACACACAATCCTATGTTTCTGCATACAGCCAGCCTCATTGTCAGACTTTCAGGGGATCAGAGAGTAAAACTACTGATTTCCCAAGCAGCTGTTCTAGCACCCTCCAGGACTGTGTGTCTATCCAGCCAGTGATGGACTCTCACCACTCTCTGCGGAATCAAGAGAGCAATATTGTCAAAGTGGAAGGGAAGTAG
- the LOC120818460 gene encoding uncharacterized protein LOC120818460 isoform X1, with translation MWKCKLQKNNRQTIKEKMAKTFGYRRQEIVHKQPSIEDMLTRWPALFQMEEINAEFMRVTTVPLETKFLAQLDKHTSKLLEVIRSKGGRVKELTKATLQVLDETVDITIRRECIFKSLMIYLGEPVHHLIKDCQENEAAMVIVSGNEDIKIVIDGTEVLREVPTIATAVAMFFGLTYVLNIKYPKNLHYTLEFVQKVLMKLGGKNMSPKIHRLSTQLGSQE, from the exons ATGTGGAAATGTAAACTACAGAAAAACAACCgtcaaacaataaaagaaaagatggcaAAGACGTTTGGATACCGTAGACAAGAAATAGTGCATAAGCAGCCGAGCATTGAAGACATGTTGACAAGATGGCCAGCACTTTTTCAGATGGAAGAG ATTAATGCTGAGTTCATGCGGGTGACAACAGTACCCTTGGAGACAAAGTTCTTAGCGCAGTTGGACAAGCACACGTCAAAACTGCTGGAGGTCATCAGGAGCAAGGGAGGGCGTGTGAAAGAGCTGACCAAGGCAACTTTGCAGGTTTTAGATGAG ACCGTGGACATCACAATTAGAAGAGAGTGCATCTTCAAATCTTTGATGATCTACCTGGGTGAACCTGTTCATCATCTCATTAAAGACTGCCAG gaaaatgAAGCAGCCATGGTAATCGTCAGTGGAAACGAGGACATTAAAATCGTCATTGACGGAACAGAGGTCCTCAGAGAGGTGCCCACAATAGCAACGGCTGTTGCTATGTTCTTCGGGCTCACCTATGTTCTCAACATAAAATATCCCAAAAATCTGCACTATACCCTTGAGTTTGTGCAAAAGGTCCTGATGAAGCTTGGTGGAAAAAATATGTCCCCAAAAATTCATAGGCTGAGTACCCAGCTTGGCAGCCAAGAGTAG
- the LOC144384529 gene encoding uncharacterized protein LOC144384529, translated as MMQLPVLLCTGQLVNLLSLFLCLPHRKNCFKFPAPIPMSHCLKDALTNGGIWDHLWLSVNLSLTGRRQSIRSFCAPPLQGFTELTVYTVAYFSAKLDPVAAGLPQCLRAVAAAEKALTASRDSGLRTTHSAPSARGFFDSPRTEIISPLCGSLFALPHVSPGHAECHYKRCTNLNPASLLPIPGDGEDHNCLAELQAQCTPRPDLVDTPLTNSDMVMYVDGSASRDPQSGENRVGFAVVSGVLCSGPLPCHLSAQAAELIALTEACKLATGKTVTVHTDSRFAFGVVHDFVVLWKHRNFLKSDGKPILHHTLIAEPLESILLPTATAVCKCAAHTSNTDDVYMLLEQTRLQKLVLCFRFPLPVLSCALRSQFPPLLQRCSHSLPLMKDGFGPHLAVFTPMVSGLDPTASRVYLNTILLIMLS; from the coding sequence ATGATGCAATTGCCTGTTCTACTTTGTACTGGTCAACTTGTAAATCTGCTGTCTCtatttctctgtctcccacacagaaagaactgttTCAAGTTCCCGGCTCCTATCCCCATGTCTCACTGTCTAAAGGACGCCTTGACCAATGGAGGGATTTGGGACcatttgtggctcagtgtgaATCTCTCACTGACTGGGAGGAGACAATCGATCCGCTCGTTCTGCGCTCCGCCTCTACAGGGTTTCACAGAACTCACTGTGTACACTGTTGCGTATTTCTCCGCTAAACTCGACCCTGTCGCTGCAGGACTGCCACAATGTTTGCGCGCTGTGGCCGCGGCTGAAAAGGCGCTCACTGCCTCACGTGACAGTGGGTTACGCACCACTCACTCTGCTCCTTCCGCACGCGGTTTCTTTGATTCTCCTCGAACAGAAatcatctcacctctctgcggCTCGCTATTTGCGTTACCACACGTGTCTCCTGGACATGCCGAATGTCACTATAAACGTTGTACTAACCTTAACCCTGCATCATTACTTCCTATTCCTGGGGATGGGGAGGACCACAACTGTTTGGCTGAGCTCCAAGCTCAGTGCACTCCTCGCCCTGACCTAGTGGACACTCCATTAACTAACagcgacatggtaatgtatgtggatggatccgcctcccgcgatcctcagtctggtgaaaatcgtgttggttttgctgttgtttctggtgtgctgtgttcaggtcctctgccatgtcacctctcagcccaggcagccgagctcatcgctctgaccgagGCCTGTAAACTGGCTACgggtaaaacagtcacagttcacactgactcTCGCTTTGCGTTTGGTGTAGTACATGATTTTGTggtgctgtggaaacacaggaacttCCTTAAATCGGACGGTAAGCCCATCCTACACCACACTCTTATTGCTGAACCGTTGGAATCCATCTTGCTACCCACAGCTACTGCtgtctgtaaatgtgcagcCCACACGTCCAATACGGATGATGTATATATGCTGCTCGAGCAGACTCGGCTGCAAAAGCTGGTGCTCTGCTTCCGCTTCCCACTACCTGTGCTCTCATGTGCTCTGAGGAGTCAGTTCCCTCCTCTCTTACAGCGATGCAGTCACTCTCTACCCCTGATGAAAGACGGCTTTGGTCCACATCTGGCTGTGTTTACACCAATGGTATCTGGACTGGACCCGACGGCAAGCCGTGTTTACCTAAACACTATTTTGCTCATTATGCTaagttga
- the LOC120818460 gene encoding uncharacterized protein LOC120818460 isoform X2, which translates to MRVTTVPLETKFLAQLDKHTSKLLEVIRSKGGRVKELTKATLQVLDETVDITIRRECIFKSLMIYLGEPVHHLIKDCQENEAAMVIVSGNEDIKIVIDGTEVLREVPTIATAVAMFFGLTYVLNIKYPKNLHYTLEFVQKVLMKLGGKNMSPKIHRLSTQLGSQE; encoded by the exons ATGCGGGTGACAACAGTACCCTTGGAGACAAAGTTCTTAGCGCAGTTGGACAAGCACACGTCAAAACTGCTGGAGGTCATCAGGAGCAAGGGAGGGCGTGTGAAAGAGCTGACCAAGGCAACTTTGCAGGTTTTAGATGAG ACCGTGGACATCACAATTAGAAGAGAGTGCATCTTCAAATCTTTGATGATCTACCTGGGTGAACCTGTTCATCATCTCATTAAAGACTGCCAG gaaaatgAAGCAGCCATGGTAATCGTCAGTGGAAACGAGGACATTAAAATCGTCATTGACGGAACAGAGGTCCTCAGAGAGGTGCCCACAATAGCAACGGCTGTTGCTATGTTCTTCGGGCTCACCTATGTTCTCAACATAAAATATCCCAAAAATCTGCACTATACCCTTGAGTTTGTGCAAAAGGTCCTGATGAAGCTTGGTGGAAAAAATATGTCCCCAAAAATTCATAGGCTGAGTACCCAGCTTGGCAGCCAAGAGTAG
- the rnps1 gene encoding RNA-binding protein with serine-rich domain 1 encodes MAPSPTKRKEEEKTKDRGKEKTGTREGDKERGREKARKHRSASTGSSSRSSSSSSSSSGSSSGSSSGSSSSGSTRSGSSSSRSSSSSSSSGSPSPSRRRHDNRRRSRSASKTQKRGDDKERRKRSPSPKPTKVHLGRLTRNVTKDHIQEIFSTYGKIKMVDMPMDRVHPHLSRGYAYVEFESPDEAQKALKHMDGGQIDGQEISASAVLTQRVRPPPRRPSPPRRMPPPPPMWRRSPPRMRRRSRSPRRRSPPRRRTRSRSPGRRRHRSRSSSNSSR; translated from the exons AT GGCACCATCACCGACTAAgcgaaaggaggaggaaaaaacaaaagacagaggCAAAGAAAAAACTGGTACCAGGGAAGGAGATAAGGAGAGAGGACGGGAGAAAGCTAGGAAACATCGCAGTGCCTctactggcagcagcagcag ATCTAGCTCATCTTCAAGCAGCAGCTCTGGTTCAAGCTCAGGTTCCTCAAGCGGATCCAGCTCATCTGGATCCACCCGCTCTGGTTCTTCAAGCTCTcgttcctcctcatcttccagCTCCTCGGGCTCCCCCAGCCCGAGTCGTAGACGCCACGATAACCGCCGCCGATCCCGCTCCGC GTCCAAAACACAAAAGCGGGGAGATGACAAGGAGCGAAGAAAAAGAAGCCCAAGCCCTAAACCAACCAAAGTTCACTTAGGGCGGCTGACCAGGAACGTCACCAAG GACCACATCCAGGAGATATTTTCCACTTATGGAAAAATCAAAATGGTTGACATGCCAATGGACCGTGTCCACCCTCACCTGTCCAGGGGCTATGCTTACGTGGAGTTTGAGAGTCCTGATGAGGCTCAGAAGGCCCTCAAACACATGGATGGAG GTCAGATTGATGGACAAGAAATCAGTGCATCTGCTGTGCTGACTCAACGAGTTCGTCCCCCACCTCGTAGACCGTCTCCCCCTCGCAGGATGCCTCCGCCGCCACCTATGTGGCGCCGCAGTCCTCCACGCATGCGCAGAAG GTCTCGCTCCCCGAGGAGACGGTCCCCGCCACGTCGCCGTACTCGCTCAAGATCTCCTGGTCGTAGACGCCACCGTTCTCGCTCCAGCTCTAACTCCTCCAGATAG
- the LOC120827640 gene encoding cytochrome P450 2K1, whose product MENLFLQLNSTTILLGTVGILLLLYVFLTNFDHKRKEPPGPRPLPLFGNLLQLNLKSFHMTLYELSKKYGSVFSVHLGPQKVVVLAGYKTVKQALVNHAVEFGERSVSPTGHDLSGSLSNGIIFGNGESWKEMRRFALTNLRDFGMGKKAAEDKIIEEIQYLFEVFDRHQGQPFNTGQSMNYAVSNIICSIVYGSRFEYSDEEFRLMVDRVNDNIRLAGSPSAKLFDMYPWLFQWTSNRKRLTRNVAENRNQIKLLIGRLQETLNVHMCRGFVDSFLAHKQKLEDLKITDSHYNMENLVSTVSNLFAAGTDTSGTTLRWGLLLMAKYPHIQDQVQEELSRVVGNRQVRAKDRMNLPFADAVIHETQRFANILPVTIAHKTSTDVTFQGFFIKKGTTVFPLMTSVLWDESEWETPRTFNPAHFLDKDGKFFKRDALMPFGAGRRACPGESLARMELFLFFTSFLQRFRFTPPPGVKEDDLDLTPAVGFNLAPSPHELCAVSRE is encoded by the exons atggaaaacctttttctgCAGCTTAACAGTACAACTATTCTACTGGGAACTGTTGGGATCCTACTTctcctgtatgtatttttgacCAACTTTGATCATAAGAGAAAGGAGCCTCCGGGACCGAGACCACTGCCCCTGTTTGGCAATTTGCTGCAACTAAATCTGAAGTCATTTCACATGACACTTTATGAG CTTTCCAAGAAATATGGATCCGTGTTCTCAGTGCATCTTGGACCCCAGAAAGTGGTGGTTCTGGCTGGATACAAGACCGTGAAGCAGGCACTGGTCAACCATGCTGTGGAGTTTGGAGAGAGATCTGTCAGTCCAACTGGCCATGACTTAAGTGGTTCACTAA gtAATGGAATCATTTTTGGCAATGGGGAATCGTGGAAAGAAATGAGGCGTTTTGCTCTGACCAACCTGAGAGACTTTGGGATGGGCAAGAAAGCAGCAGAGGATAAAATCATTGAGGAGATTCAGTATCTGTTCGAAGTGTTTGATAGACACCAAG GTCAACCCTTCAATACTGGCCAGTCAATGAACTATGCAGTCTCCAACATCATCTGTTCAATTGTCTATGGCAGCAGATTTGAATACAGTGATGAAGAGTTTAGACTCATGGTAGACCGAGTAAATGACAACATTCGGCTTGCAGGTTCTCCTTCAGCAAAG TTGTTCGATATGTACCCGTGGTTATTTCAATGGACGAGCAACAGGAAGCGTCTCACAAGGAATGTTGCTGAAAACCGAAATCAAATAAAACTGCTGATCGGACGTCTACAGGAAACCTTGAATGTTCACATGTGCAGAGGATTTGTGGACTCGTTTCtagcacacaaacagaagctgGAG GATTTAAAGATTACGGATTCACACTACAACATGGAGAACCTGGTGTCGACTGTTAGCAACCTCTTTGCGGCTGGTACTGATACGTCAGGAACTACACTGAGATGGGGTCTGTTGCTCATGGCCAAATATCCCCATATTCAAg accaggtccaggaggagctgagcaggGTGGTTGGGAATCGTCAGGTGAGGGCAAAGGACCGGATGAACCTGCCCTTCGCTGACGCCGTCATTCATGAGACGCAGAGATTTGCTAATATACTTCCCGTCACTATTGCTCACAAGACCAGCACAGATGTGACTTTCCAGGgcttttttataaaaaag GGGACCACCGTGTTTCCTCTTATGACATCGGTTTTGTGGGATGAGAGTGAGTGGGAGACCCCGCGCACCTTTAATCCTGCTCATTTCTTGGACAAGGACGGGAAATTTTTCAAGAGAGACGCCTTGATGCCCTTCGGTGCAG GACGCAGGGCGTGTCCTGGAGAAAGTCTGGCCAGGATggagctcttcctcttcttcacttccttccttcagcGCTTCCGTTTCACTCCTCCACCTGGAGTTAAAGAGGATGATCTGGATCTGACTCCAGCTGTGGGCTTCAACCTCGCCCCTTCACCTCATGAGCTGTGTGCCGTCAGTCGTGAGTGA